In Lacerta agilis isolate rLacAgi1 chromosome 8, rLacAgi1.pri, whole genome shotgun sequence, one genomic interval encodes:
- the CCER2 gene encoding coiled-coil domain-containing glutamate-rich protein 2, whose product MLSNRISLLFLFSCQALALPLPTQLSEEDEKVTKCITEILADTLSRPSPIPVTTECTKILREDERVLALLHHQHLLTELEELAHQENEKHHLGHEGNHDVWEKEEQEEVKKRDVKPAQQKEEAALEKTEEQNGHASKEEQELKEFEKMEKTEEKVKEEKVSQGEENREALEEQDKERMEEEEEGEESDEEDEARKKKRSSSETWSSKEYFGHIKKRGPGPPKIRKVMLRGSQEDEKRNGLSKRHFRSEEEEESSEEEPKKYHHGRYSDGHHHHEDWEEEEEEEKKKRSDLAKRVAEKASDEETAQFEEEEKGVKISNSQAQLHGGWKPWGEGGEKDEEKEGKVRHGHHHKPAGFDLKKRHRKDEVYLKGGRYRGREEEEREPSPSEVQELEKLEEIERELKRAAEKLEELKRG is encoded by the exons ATGCTTTCCAACAGGATCTCGCTCCTGTTCCTCTTCTCCTGCCAAG CCCTGGCGCTGCCGTTACCCACCCAGCTCTCGGAGGAGGATGAAAAG gTTACTAAGTGCATCACTGAAATCCTCGCAGACACCCTCTCCAGACCCAGCCCAATTCCGGTGACCACTGAATGCACGAAGATACTTAGAGAGG ACGAGAGAGTCCTTGCGCTGCTTCACCACCAGCACCTGCTCACTGAGCTGGAGGAACTCGCGCATCAAG aaaatgAGAAGCATCATCTGGGACATGAAGGCAACCATGATGTTTGGGAGAAGGAGGAGCAAGAGGAAGTGAAGAAGAGAGATGTGAAGCCTGCCCAGCAGAAGGAAGAGGCTGCCTTGGAGAAGACAGAGGAGCAAAACGGGCACGCAAGTAAAGAGGAGCAGGAGCTGAAAGAGTTTGAGAAGATGGAGAAGACTGAGGAGAAGGTGAAGGAAGAGAAAgtctcccaaggagaggagaacAGAGAGGCTTTGGAGGAACAAGACAAGGAGcggatggaggaggaagaagagggtgaGGAGAGCGACGAGGAGGACGAagcgaggaagaagaagagaagctcCTCAGAGACGTGGTCTTCTAAGGAATATTTTGGGCACATCAAGAAGCGAGGCCCCGGGCCGCCAAAGATCAGGAAGGTGATGCTTCGAGGAAGTCAAGAAGACGAGAAGAGGAACGGGCTGAGCAAGAGACACTTCAgatcagaggaggaagaggagagctcTGAAGAGGAGCCAAAGAAATACCACCACGGAAGGTATAGCGATGGCCACCATCACCAcgaggactgggaggaggaggaggaggaggaaaagaagaagagatctGATCTGGCGAAGAGGGTGGCTGAGAAGGCCAGCGATGAGGAGACCGCCCAgtttgaggaggaagagaaaggcgTGAAGATCTCCAACTCCCAGGCCCAGCTCCACGGAGGCTGGAAGccatggggagaaggaggggagaaggatgaggagaaagaaGGCAAGGTGAGGCATGGACATCACCACAAACCAGCCGGCTTTGACCTCAAGAAGAGGCACCGGAAGGACGAGGTCTATTTGAAGGGCGGCAGGTATCGTGGCCGtgaagaggaggaaagggagccCTCTCCGAGTGAG